The following proteins are encoded in a genomic region of Thermococcus pacificus:
- the iorA gene encoding indolepyruvate ferredoxin oxidoreductase subunit alpha, with the protein MEATKAYPSDSAEVKTERRERKLLMGNEAIAYGALESGIAFATGYPGTPSTEVVETIARLKPEVFAEWAPNEKVALEEAAGVAYTGLRALVTMKCVGLNVAADPLMSLAYSGVEGGLVVLVADDPGPHTSQTEQDDRYYGKISLLPVLEPADPQEAHDLIKYAYELSEKYKVPIIFRTTTRVNHTTADVEVGEFVELDRKPVFKKDIERYVRASMEGNRKRHKWLNETLAKIEEEFNSMPFNWIEGKEEARIGIIVEGAPYNYVREVLPKINADFKVLKLSTPHPLPRKLVTDFLKTVDYAIVVEDGAPFLEEEVKIAAYEAGLNVPIYGKRTGHLPLEGELTPSLVRNALLKLIGEEGEEYTKPEEVAHAESLAPKRPPVMCPGCPHRGSYRAALDALRDLKLGRYKVPIHGDIGCYALSLLPPLEAIWTEYVMGASISLANGQSVVMDKKIIATIGDSTFFHNGIQPLIDAVYKNLNVLVMILDNRTTAMTGHQPHPGTGGSETGRKFNEIDIEALVKALGVKYVKTVDPYDLKATREAIKEAMQVEGPAVIIAKRECVIPVIRRGEIGEKPVVIEDKCTGCKACILLTGCPALVYDPETKKVRIDELICTGCGVCNQTCPFEAIKFPNELERGA; encoded by the coding sequence GTGGAAGCGACTAAGGCTTACCCTTCTGATTCGGCTGAGGTAAAAACGGAGAGGCGCGAGAGGAAGCTTCTCATGGGCAACGAGGCGATAGCCTACGGTGCCCTTGAGAGCGGGATTGCTTTCGCGACTGGCTACCCCGGAACGCCCTCGACCGAGGTGGTAGAGACTATAGCGAGGCTTAAGCCAGAGGTTTTCGCCGAGTGGGCTCCCAACGAGAAAGTGGCCTTAGAGGAAGCGGCCGGCGTTGCCTACACCGGGCTGAGAGCCCTCGTCACGATGAAGTGTGTCGGTCTTAACGTCGCCGCCGACCCGCTAATGAGCCTGGCTTATTCTGGAGTTGAGGGCGGTCTCGTTGTCCTCGTGGCGGACGACCCCGGGCCGCACACCTCTCAAACGGAGCAGGACGACAGGTATTATGGTAAAATTTCACTCCTGCCAGTTCTTGAACCCGCTGATCCTCAGGAGGCTCACGACCTCATAAAGTACGCCTACGAGCTGAGCGAGAAATACAAAGTCCCAATAATCTTCCGCACCACAACGAGGGTAAACCACACGACGGCCGATGTGGAGGTAGGCGAGTTTGTCGAACTCGACAGGAAGCCAGTTTTCAAGAAGGACATTGAGAGATACGTTAGGGCCAGCATGGAGGGCAACAGGAAGAGGCATAAGTGGCTCAACGAGACTCTCGCTAAAATCGAGGAGGAGTTCAACTCAATGCCCTTCAACTGGATCGAGGGTAAGGAAGAAGCCAGAATCGGAATAATCGTCGAGGGAGCACCTTACAACTACGTGAGGGAAGTGCTCCCGAAGATCAACGCGGACTTCAAGGTTCTCAAGCTCTCAACACCTCACCCGCTCCCGAGAAAGCTGGTCACTGACTTCCTGAAAACTGTTGATTACGCGATAGTCGTTGAAGACGGCGCACCCTTCCTCGAGGAGGAGGTCAAGATAGCGGCCTACGAGGCCGGCCTAAACGTCCCGATATACGGAAAGAGGACCGGGCATTTGCCACTCGAGGGCGAGCTCACGCCGAGCCTCGTTAGAAACGCCCTGCTGAAGCTCATCGGCGAAGAAGGCGAGGAATACACCAAGCCGGAGGAGGTCGCCCACGCCGAAAGTTTAGCCCCAAAGAGGCCTCCGGTGATGTGCCCCGGCTGTCCGCACCGCGGAAGCTACAGGGCCGCTTTGGACGCCCTTCGTGACCTCAAGCTCGGCCGCTACAAGGTTCCCATACACGGCGATATAGGTTGCTACGCGTTATCGCTTCTCCCGCCGCTTGAAGCGATATGGACGGAATACGTCATGGGCGCGAGCATCAGCCTGGCCAACGGCCAGAGCGTCGTCATGGACAAAAAGATAATAGCGACCATTGGTGACTCAACCTTCTTCCACAACGGAATCCAGCCCCTGATTGACGCCGTCTACAAGAACCTAAACGTCTTGGTGATGATACTCGACAACAGGACGACGGCAATGACTGGCCACCAGCCGCACCCAGGAACAGGAGGAAGCGAAACCGGCAGGAAGTTCAACGAGATTGACATTGAGGCGCTGGTTAAGGCGCTGGGAGTGAAGTACGTCAAGACCGTTGACCCCTACGACCTTAAGGCAACCAGAGAGGCCATAAAGGAGGCCATGCAGGTTGAGGGGCCCGCTGTGATAATAGCGAAGCGCGAGTGCGTCATACCCGTCATAAGGCGCGGCGAGATTGGAGAGAAGCCAGTTGTCATCGAGGACAAGTGCACCGGCTGTAAGGCGTGCATTCTCCTGACTGGCTGTCCAGCATTGGTCTACGACCCTGAGACGAAGAAGGTCCGCATAGACGAACTCATCTGCACCGGTTGCGGCGTCTGCAACCAGACGTGCCCGTTCGAGGCAATAAAGTTCCCGAACGAGCTGGAGAGAGGGGCTTAG
- a CDS encoding nucleotide pyrophosphohydrolase: MDFKELERRLVEFRDARGWRKYHTPKNLAISAAVELGELLEHFQWESDGEILEAVKESGKKEAIADEIADVVIYLTLLAHELGIDLSEALERKIEKNGRKYPVGVTSD; encoded by the coding sequence GTGGATTTTAAGGAGCTTGAGCGGAGGCTTGTCGAGTTCAGGGACGCGAGGGGCTGGCGAAAGTACCACACGCCCAAGAACCTCGCTATCTCTGCCGCAGTTGAGCTGGGAGAACTGCTTGAGCACTTCCAGTGGGAGAGCGATGGGGAGATACTCGAGGCTGTGAAGGAGTCGGGGAAGAAGGAGGCCATAGCTGACGAGATAGCGGATGTCGTAATCTACCTCACCCTGCTCGCCCATGAGCTCGGGATAGACCTTAGTGAAGCGCTTGAAAGGAAGATTGAGAAGAACGGGAGAAAGTATCCTGTCGGTGTCACTTCCGACTGA
- a CDS encoding HIT family protein gives MECPFCNPDKEALLYEDGLIRILIDSYPANRGHLLVVPKRHVESWEELREEEKLALLRGMELAMEKLRGTLKPDGFNVGMNLGRAAGQTVPHLHLHVIPRWEGDCRSPRGGVRKAVLDLEDENLNLRERWVRNRLSGEEIERLRAAFSRK, from the coding sequence ATGGAGTGTCCCTTCTGCAACCCGGATAAAGAGGCTCTCCTCTACGAGGATGGGCTGATCAGGATACTGATAGACTCCTACCCAGCGAACAGGGGGCACCTGCTGGTCGTCCCGAAGAGGCACGTCGAGAGCTGGGAGGAGCTCAGAGAAGAGGAGAAGCTCGCCCTCCTGAGGGGTATGGAGCTAGCGATGGAGAAGTTAAGGGGGACGCTGAAGCCGGATGGGTTCAACGTGGGCATGAACCTCGGAAGGGCAGCGGGTCAAACCGTTCCCCATCTCCATCTCCACGTGATTCCAAGGTGGGAGGGCGACTGCAGGAGCCCAAGGGGAGGGGTTAGGAAGGCGGTTCTCGACTTGGAGGACGAGAACTTAAACCTAAGGGAGCGCTGGGTGAGGAACAGGCTGAGCGGGGAGGAAATCGAGAGGCTGAGGGCGGCGTTCAGTCGGAAGTGA
- the psmA gene encoding archaeal proteasome endopeptidase complex subunit alpha, with product MAFVPPQAGYDRAITVFSPDGRLFQVNYAREAVKRGATAVGVKWKDGVVLAVEKRITSKLIEPSSYEKIFQIDDHIAAAPSGIIADARVLVDRARLEAQVYRLTYGEPVPLTVLVKKICDLKQAHTQYGGVRPFGAALLMAGVNDKPELYETDPSGAYFEWKAVAIGSGRNVAMAIFEEHYTDDIDREGAVKLAILALAKTLEEPSAEGIEVAYITTEDKRWKKLSKEDIEKYLAEILEEVKEEEVEEREEDYSELDQNY from the coding sequence ATGGCGTTTGTACCACCACAGGCCGGCTACGACAGGGCTATTACCGTTTTCAGCCCTGATGGAAGGCTTTTCCAGGTGAACTACGCGAGGGAGGCAGTGAAGCGCGGAGCCACCGCTGTCGGCGTCAAATGGAAGGACGGCGTCGTCCTCGCGGTCGAGAAGAGGATAACCAGCAAGCTCATAGAGCCGAGCAGCTACGAGAAGATATTCCAGATCGACGACCACATAGCCGCGGCTCCGAGCGGCATAATAGCCGACGCCCGCGTTCTTGTCGACAGGGCCAGACTTGAGGCCCAGGTCTACAGGCTTACCTACGGCGAACCCGTCCCGCTCACCGTTCTGGTGAAGAAGATATGCGACCTCAAGCAGGCCCACACCCAGTACGGCGGTGTGAGGCCCTTCGGTGCCGCCCTCCTCATGGCCGGCGTCAACGACAAGCCCGAACTTTATGAGACGGATCCGAGCGGTGCATACTTCGAGTGGAAGGCCGTTGCAATAGGAAGCGGAAGGAACGTGGCTATGGCCATCTTCGAGGAGCACTACACCGACGACATAGACAGGGAAGGCGCGGTAAAGCTCGCCATACTGGCCCTCGCCAAGACCCTCGAAGAGCCGAGCGCGGAGGGGATAGAGGTAGCATACATCACCACCGAGGACAAGCGGTGGAAGAAACTGTCAAAGGAAGACATCGAGAAGTACCTTGCTGAAATCCTCGAAGAGGTCAAGGAAGAGGAAGTCGAGGAGAGGGAAGAGGACTACTCCGAACTCGACCAGAACTACTGA
- a CDS encoding ribosome assembly factor SBDS produces MPISVDKAVIARLKTHGETFEILVDPYLAKDFKEGKEVPIEEILATPYIFKDAHKGDKASEHEMEKIFGTSDPYEVAKVILRKGDVQLTAEQRRQMLEDKKRYIATVIHRHAVDPRTGYPHPVDRILKAMDEAGVHVDLFKDAEAQVPGVIKAIRPLLPIKLEMKVIAVKIPSDYVGKAYGEVRKFGNIKREEWASDGSWMFLIEIPGGVEEEFYEKLNALTKGSAITKLIERKGL; encoded by the coding sequence ATGCCCATAAGCGTTGATAAGGCCGTCATCGCCCGTCTGAAGACGCACGGTGAGACCTTTGAGATACTGGTCGACCCATACCTTGCGAAGGACTTCAAGGAGGGCAAGGAAGTCCCGATAGAGGAGATTCTTGCCACTCCCTACATTTTCAAGGACGCCCACAAGGGTGACAAGGCCAGCGAGCACGAGATGGAGAAGATATTCGGCACCAGCGACCCCTACGAGGTCGCCAAGGTTATTCTCCGCAAGGGTGACGTCCAGCTCACAGCCGAACAGAGGAGGCAGATGCTTGAGGATAAGAAGCGATACATAGCGACGGTGATACACCGGCACGCCGTTGATCCGAGAACCGGCTATCCCCACCCCGTCGACAGGATTCTCAAAGCAATGGACGAGGCTGGGGTTCACGTTGACCTCTTCAAAGATGCAGAAGCGCAGGTTCCGGGGGTCATCAAAGCTATCAGACCGCTCCTCCCGATAAAGCTGGAGATGAAGGTCATCGCCGTCAAGATACCGAGCGACTACGTGGGCAAAGCCTACGGAGAGGTTAGGAAGTTCGGGAACATAAAGAGGGAGGAGTGGGCCAGCGACGGCTCGTGGATGTTCCTCATTGAGATCCCCGGAGGAGTTGAGGAGGAGTTTTACGAGAAGCTTAATGCCCTTACAAAGGGCAGTGCCATAACTAAACTTATAGAGAGGAAGGGGTTATGA
- the rrp4 gene encoding exosome complex RNA-binding protein Rrp4: MKRIFVKPRELVVPGTLLAQGPFKNGRGTFREGNRIYSTVVGLVEVRGDAIRVIPLEGPYMPEVGDNVLGKIVDVRFSNWVVDIGAPYEASLRVQDATEERIDLMKTDLRKIFDIGDIIYARIKGYNEINQIDLTTKGMPFHGGPLRGGQLVTITPSKVPRLIGKGGSMINLIKKLTNTRIIVGQNGWVWVSGKNDELEKLAIEAILKVNRESHTQGLTDRIKELLTTRLQELKEQGVIEEIPQIEEPKNGEGEGE; this comes from the coding sequence ATGAAGAGGATTTTTGTTAAGCCAAGGGAGCTTGTGGTTCCTGGGACTCTGCTTGCCCAGGGGCCTTTTAAGAACGGAAGAGGGACCTTCAGGGAAGGCAACAGGATATACTCCACGGTCGTGGGGCTGGTCGAGGTCAGGGGAGACGCCATAAGGGTCATCCCGCTTGAGGGCCCTTACATGCCTGAGGTGGGAGACAACGTCCTCGGAAAGATAGTGGACGTCCGCTTCTCAAACTGGGTCGTTGACATAGGCGCACCCTACGAGGCCAGCCTGCGCGTTCAGGATGCCACAGAGGAGCGCATCGATCTCATGAAGACCGACCTGAGGAAGATATTCGACATAGGCGACATAATCTACGCCAGGATAAAGGGCTACAACGAGATAAACCAGATAGACCTTACCACGAAGGGCATGCCCTTCCACGGCGGCCCGCTCAGGGGCGGTCAGCTTGTAACAATAACGCCCTCCAAGGTGCCGAGGCTCATCGGCAAGGGCGGTTCGATGATAAACCTCATCAAGAAGCTGACCAACACGCGCATAATAGTCGGCCAGAACGGCTGGGTATGGGTCAGCGGAAAGAACGATGAACTTGAGAAGCTCGCGATAGAGGCCATCCTTAAGGTCAACAGGGAGAGCCACACCCAGGGACTCACCGACAGGATCAAGGAGCTCCTCACCACTAGACTTCAGGAGCTCAAAGAGCAGGGAGTTATTGAGGAGATACCGCAGATTGAGGAACCCAAGAACGGAGAGGGTGAAGGAGAATGA
- the rrp41 gene encoding exosome complex exonuclease Rrp41, with product MMGRPEGLKLIDENGKRLDGRKKYELRPIKMEVGVLKNADGSAYVEWGKNKILAAVYGPREIHPKHLQRPDRGILRVRYNMAPFSVEERKKPGPDRRSVEISKVIRGALEPALMLEMFPRTAVDVFIEVLQADAGTRVAGITAASLALADAGVPMRDLVAACAAGKIDGEIVLDLNKDEDNYGEADIPVAIMPLKNDITLLQMDGYLTKDEFVEAVRLAIKGAKAVYQKQREALKEKYLKIAEEVGGGE from the coding sequence ATGATGGGCAGACCTGAGGGTTTAAAGCTCATAGACGAGAATGGAAAGAGACTTGACGGGAGAAAGAAGTATGAACTGAGGCCCATTAAAATGGAGGTCGGCGTGCTCAAGAACGCCGACGGTTCTGCCTACGTTGAGTGGGGCAAGAACAAAATTTTGGCTGCTGTCTACGGTCCAAGGGAGATTCACCCCAAGCACCTCCAGAGGCCTGACAGGGGGATTCTCAGGGTTCGCTACAACATGGCCCCCTTCAGCGTCGAGGAGAGGAAGAAGCCGGGACCGGACAGGAGGAGCGTTGAGATAAGTAAGGTCATAAGGGGAGCGCTCGAGCCGGCTCTCATGCTCGAGATGTTCCCGAGGACAGCGGTGGATGTCTTCATTGAGGTTCTCCAGGCCGACGCTGGAACCCGCGTCGCCGGCATCACAGCTGCCTCCCTGGCGCTCGCCGACGCGGGCGTCCCAATGAGGGACCTCGTCGCAGCTTGTGCCGCCGGAAAGATAGACGGGGAGATAGTCCTCGACCTCAACAAGGACGAAGACAACTACGGCGAGGCGGACATTCCAGTGGCTATAATGCCGCTCAAGAACGACATAACGCTCCTCCAGATGGACGGCTACCTCACCAAGGACGAGTTCGTCGAGGCCGTGAGGCTGGCAATCAAGGGAGCCAAGGCCGTCTATCAGAAGCAGCGCGAGGCACTCAAGGAGAAGTATCTCAAAATAGCCGAGGAGGTCGGTGGAGGTGAGTGA
- the rrp42 gene encoding exosome complex protein Rrp42, which translates to MEVMAGIMRDRILELLKDGRRIDGRGLEDYRDLEVKVNVIEKAEGSAWVRLGDTQVLVGIKVDMGEPFPDLPDRGVITTNVELVPLASPSFEPGPPDENAIELARVVDRGIRESQAVELEKLVIVPGKLVRVVFIDVHVLDHGGNLLDATGIGAIAALLSTKMPKVRYNEETDEVEVLDEYEPLPVRRLPIPVTFAKIGSNLLVDPSLDEEMVMDGRITITTDENEMISSVQKGEGGSFKLEEVMYAVDTAIKKAAELREKVLEAVKAG; encoded by the coding sequence ATGGAAGTCATGGCAGGGATCATGCGCGACAGGATCCTCGAGCTCCTCAAGGACGGCAGGAGAATAGATGGGAGAGGTCTAGAGGATTACCGCGACCTCGAAGTTAAGGTCAACGTCATCGAGAAGGCCGAAGGTTCCGCCTGGGTCAGGCTCGGGGACACCCAGGTTCTCGTCGGCATAAAGGTTGACATGGGCGAGCCTTTCCCTGACCTCCCTGACAGGGGTGTCATAACCACCAACGTCGAGCTCGTCCCGCTTGCTTCACCGAGCTTTGAACCGGGCCCGCCGGACGAGAACGCCATCGAGCTGGCGAGGGTCGTCGACAGGGGCATCAGGGAGAGCCAGGCCGTTGAGCTTGAGAAGCTCGTCATAGTGCCGGGCAAGCTCGTCCGCGTTGTCTTCATAGACGTCCACGTTCTCGACCACGGCGGCAACCTCCTCGACGCGACCGGAATAGGCGCCATAGCTGCCCTCCTCAGCACCAAGATGCCGAAAGTGAGGTACAATGAGGAGACCGACGAGGTCGAGGTTCTCGACGAGTACGAGCCCCTCCCCGTCAGGAGGCTTCCCATACCAGTCACGTTCGCTAAGATCGGGTCCAACCTGCTCGTGGACCCAAGCCTTGACGAAGAGATGGTCATGGACGGCAGGATAACCATCACCACCGATGAGAACGAAATGATATCCTCCGTCCAGAAGGGTGAAGGGGGAAGCTTTAAGCTCGAGGAGGTCATGTACGCCGTTGACACTGCCATCAAGAAGGCGGCGGAGCTCAGGGAGAAGGTTCTTGAGGCCGTCAAGGCCGGGTGA
- a CDS encoding cell division protein SepF translates to MGLFDSLKKNDTKTKPARKPPAAVKKEVSASRRDIDVVPLEEDVLAKEIVKPQIRYLKKIVVTSYADLERISEELQSGNIVLVDLTPLEVKPEVLEKVAEQLKGMVNALGGQAAKICKHEIKLILVPSDIRIAK, encoded by the coding sequence ATGGGGTTGTTTGACAGTCTCAAGAAAAACGACACAAAAACCAAGCCGGCCAGGAAGCCTCCCGCGGCCGTTAAAAAGGAGGTTTCTGCTTCCAGGCGTGACATCGATGTAGTCCCTCTCGAGGAGGATGTTCTTGCTAAGGAGATAGTGAAGCCTCAGATACGCTACCTGAAGAAGATAGTCGTGACCAGCTACGCAGACCTTGAGAGGATCTCCGAGGAGCTCCAGAGCGGCAACATCGTTCTCGTCGACCTTACCCCGCTCGAGGTCAAGCCCGAGGTTCTCGAGAAGGTGGCGGAACAGCTTAAGGGCATGGTCAACGCCCTCGGCGGCCAGGCCGCTAAAATCTGCAAGCACGAGATAAAGCTGATCCTCGTCCCGTCGGACATAAGGATCGCCAAGTGA
- a CDS encoding ZPR1 zinc finger domain-containing protein yields the protein MTEKREKELKPDDVQVISLGDCPICGGRGTLKAIQYVHDIPYFGKVMESTIICEKCGYRNADVMILEDRPPKLYTVKVEEEKDLFTRVVRSKSGTIELDEIGVKIEPGPAAEGFVTNVEGVLERVRETLLMTRHFKEQEGDDEAVKKVDEIMDYIENVKDGKKPLTIRIMDPLGNSALIGEKVKSRLLTQEEIDSLSLGPYVKVNPEEFETEGNSEGSEKSEDSSEKKPGEEASQR from the coding sequence ATGACTGAGAAGCGCGAGAAGGAGCTAAAGCCGGATGACGTTCAGGTCATATCCCTCGGCGACTGCCCGATATGTGGCGGGAGGGGGACTCTGAAAGCCATCCAGTACGTTCACGACATCCCCTACTTCGGTAAGGTCATGGAGAGCACGATAATCTGCGAGAAGTGCGGTTACAGAAACGCGGACGTCATGATACTCGAGGACAGACCGCCGAAGCTCTACACGGTCAAGGTTGAGGAGGAGAAGGACCTCTTCACAAGGGTCGTGAGGAGCAAGAGCGGGACCATAGAGCTGGACGAGATAGGCGTCAAGATAGAGCCTGGACCAGCGGCAGAGGGCTTCGTCACCAACGTTGAAGGAGTCCTTGAGAGGGTTCGCGAGACCCTTCTAATGACCAGGCACTTCAAGGAGCAGGAGGGCGACGACGAGGCCGTTAAGAAAGTGGACGAGATCATGGACTACATCGAGAACGTTAAGGACGGAAAGAAGCCCCTAACCATCAGGATAATGGATCCCCTCGGAAATAGCGCGCTGATAGGCGAGAAGGTCAAGAGCAGGCTCCTCACGCAGGAGGAGATAGACTCCCTCAGTCTCGGCCCCTACGTGAAGGTAAATCCGGAAGAGTTTGAGACCGAGGGAAATTCAGAGGGTTCAGAAAAATCCGAGGATTCCTCTGAGAAAAAGCCCGGAGAAGAGGCCTCTCAGAGGTAA
- a CDS encoding ASCH domain-containing protein codes for MEHVIALHQVYAELIFRGLKTVEIRKSRAFQEGDLVFLYVARGNPYELRDTLRRLGLHEEQTLTQRGTIAGGFEVGEVIKADLDTLWEMTKETSGLTLVHGENGKKWLGEYIREYGYAFTIERPFLFKEPMSREEMKERYGIHVEGIIHLSRRTRKEWVKNLIEDLLTREVVYL; via the coding sequence ATGGAGCACGTCATAGCGCTCCACCAGGTTTACGCTGAACTAATATTCCGGGGCCTCAAGACCGTGGAGATACGGAAGAGCCGTGCTTTTCAGGAAGGAGACCTCGTTTTCCTCTACGTCGCGAGGGGCAATCCCTACGAGCTTCGCGATACCCTCAGAAGGCTCGGCCTCCACGAAGAGCAGACCCTGACCCAGAGGGGAACGATAGCCGGCGGCTTCGAGGTGGGGGAGGTTATCAAAGCCGACTTAGATACACTGTGGGAGATGACGAAGGAGACGAGCGGCTTAACCCTCGTTCACGGCGAGAATGGGAAGAAGTGGCTTGGAGAATACATACGAGAATACGGCTACGCCTTTACCATAGAGAGACCCTTCCTATTCAAGGAACCCATGAGCAGGGAAGAAATGAAGGAGCGATACGGTATCCATGTGGAGGGAATAATTCATCTCTCGAGGAGGACGAGAAAGGAGTGGGTGAAAAACCTGATAGAGGACCTCCTGACGAGAGAAGTGGTTTACCTCTGA
- a CDS encoding homoserine dehydrogenase translates to MREVKVSLFGFGNVGRAVARVLVEKGKLFRENYGMDFKVVSISDTSGTLWLPEGVDLREALLVKETFGKLSSWTNDYEVYNLTPEEAVKEIDADIVIDVTNVENAHEWHLTALREGKAVITSNKPPLAFHYAKLIGEAERRNVPYLFEATVMAGTPIIGLLRENFLGDTVERIDAVLNATTTFILSRMEMGLHFEEALRQAQSLGIAERDPSGDILGIDAGYKATILHCVAFGPKTFDDARVKGIAEITLGEVQRARKKGKTIRLVATVERGNITVEPKEVPLDSPLSVESHENAAVIWTDLLGELVIKGAGAGLKETASGVVSDIVKAALTITGG, encoded by the coding sequence GTGAGGGAGGTTAAAGTTTCCCTCTTCGGTTTTGGCAACGTCGGACGCGCCGTGGCGAGGGTTCTCGTCGAGAAGGGAAAGCTCTTCCGGGAAAATTATGGAATGGACTTTAAAGTAGTCAGCATATCGGACACGAGCGGAACGCTCTGGCTCCCCGAGGGCGTTGATCTCAGGGAAGCCCTCCTGGTAAAGGAGACCTTTGGAAAGCTTTCTTCCTGGACAAACGACTATGAGGTCTACAATCTCACTCCCGAGGAAGCAGTTAAGGAAATTGACGCCGATATCGTTATCGACGTAACCAACGTGGAGAACGCCCATGAGTGGCACCTCACCGCGCTCAGGGAAGGGAAGGCCGTCATAACCAGCAACAAGCCGCCGTTGGCTTTTCACTACGCGAAACTTATTGGTGAGGCGGAGAGGAGAAACGTTCCCTACCTCTTTGAGGCGACGGTGATGGCCGGGACACCGATCATTGGCCTTCTTCGCGAGAACTTCCTCGGGGACACCGTCGAGAGGATAGATGCCGTTCTGAACGCGACGACAACATTTATCCTAAGCAGGATGGAGATGGGGCTCCACTTCGAGGAGGCGCTGAGGCAGGCCCAATCCCTTGGAATAGCCGAGAGGGATCCGAGCGGGGACATACTCGGCATAGACGCCGGCTACAAGGCCACAATTCTGCACTGCGTCGCTTTTGGACCGAAAACCTTCGACGATGCGAGGGTAAAGGGCATAGCCGAGATAACGCTGGGAGAAGTCCAGAGAGCCAGGAAGAAAGGAAAAACAATAAGGCTGGTCGCAACTGTCGAGAGGGGAAACATAACCGTCGAGCCGAAGGAGGTGCCGCTGGATAGTCCGCTGTCAGTGGAGAGCCACGAGAACGCGGCGGTGATATGGACCGACCTCCTCGGGGAACTCGTGATAAAAGGAGCTGGTGCAGGGTTGAAAGAAACCGCCAGCGGGGTTGTGAGCGATATTGTGAAGGCTGCTCTCACTATCACGGGAGGGTGA
- a CDS encoding CBS domain-containing protein produces MRVKTLMTKDPVVIELPATREYALELFRKHKVRSFPVINKNTKSLVGIISIKRVLLHPDEDQLAMLIRRDVPVVKPDDDLKKAVRAMLEMDYRRVIVVDDENRVLGILTVGDIVRRYLAKNEKLKEVTIEPYYQRNVGVVWRGTPLKAALKALLLSNSMAIPVIDDEGNLVGMVDETDLLKDSEVVRIMKQTSLAALSEEEWMLESNPTLLFEKAELQLPKKPVGEIMNPNVVVATPHMSVYDVAQKMVQYHIEQLPVIRGEGELVGIVRDMDIIKVILNK; encoded by the coding sequence ATGCGTGTGAAGACTTTGATGACTAAGGATCCAGTGGTCATAGAGCTTCCGGCCACGAGGGAGTACGCCCTCGAACTCTTCAGGAAGCACAAGGTTAGGTCATTCCCGGTCATCAACAAGAACACCAAATCCCTCGTGGGCATCATAAGCATAAAGAGGGTTCTCCTCCATCCAGACGAGGACCAGCTTGCCATGCTCATAAGGAGGGACGTTCCAGTTGTCAAGCCTGACGATGACCTCAAGAAGGCAGTCCGTGCCATGCTCGAGATGGACTACAGACGCGTCATTGTCGTTGACGATGAGAACCGCGTTCTCGGCATACTGACCGTTGGAGACATCGTGAGGCGCTACTTGGCGAAAAACGAAAAGCTCAAGGAGGTTACCATAGAGCCGTACTACCAGAGAAACGTGGGCGTGGTGTGGAGGGGAACACCGCTAAAAGCCGCTCTCAAGGCACTTCTACTCTCCAACTCCATGGCAATACCGGTTATAGACGACGAAGGCAACCTCGTTGGCATGGTGGACGAGACAGACCTCCTCAAGGACAGTGAAGTCGTCCGCATTATGAAGCAGACCTCGCTAGCAGCACTGAGTGAAGAGGAGTGGATGCTCGAGAGTAACCCCACTTTACTCTTCGAGAAGGCCGAGCTCCAGCTTCCCAAGAAACCTGTGGGAGAAATAATGAATCCAAACGTTGTGGTGGCCACACCACACATGAGCGTCTACGACGTTGCCCAGAAGATGGTGCAATACCACATCGAGCAGCTGCCCGTCATCAGAGGAGAGGGCGAGCTCGTCGGCATCGTCAGGGACATGGACATCATAAAGGTAATCCTCAACAAGTGA